From Halorubrum salinarum, the proteins below share one genomic window:
- the cofD gene encoding 2-phospho-L-lactate transferase — translation MVTFLAGGTGTPKLLDGAARVWEPAETAVVANTGDDVELGGHLVCPDVDTVLFAGGGVLDRETWWGINDDTTATHAELGRLAEAAGLEAGPRYLDADAQTAGREIARWRRFSAVAEFMEIGDRDRAVHLTRTGLLDEGHTLTAAVRTLADAFGLDVDLLPMSDDPVATLVHTEAGETLHFQEYWVAGRGEPAVADVEFRGADDAEPTDAVLAALDDPVVIGPSNPVTSIGPMLALPGFERALRETPVVAVSPFVGDEVFSGPAADLMAGVGREPSTAGVAAAYPFADAFVLDDADPTELDRHVERTDTEIDDADDAERIARACERALAAVDDDAADAPPPREGAE, via the coding sequence ATGGTAACCTTCCTCGCCGGGGGAACGGGCACGCCGAAGCTCCTCGACGGCGCGGCCCGGGTGTGGGAGCCCGCCGAGACGGCGGTCGTCGCCAACACCGGCGACGACGTGGAGCTGGGCGGCCACCTCGTCTGCCCGGACGTCGACACCGTGCTGTTCGCGGGCGGCGGCGTCCTCGACCGCGAGACGTGGTGGGGGATCAACGACGACACGACCGCGACCCACGCGGAGCTCGGCCGGCTCGCCGAGGCGGCCGGACTCGAAGCGGGCCCCCGGTACCTCGACGCCGACGCGCAGACCGCGGGCCGGGAGATCGCCCGGTGGCGGCGGTTCTCGGCGGTCGCCGAGTTCATGGAGATCGGCGACCGCGACCGCGCGGTCCACCTCACGCGGACGGGCCTGCTCGACGAGGGGCACACGCTCACGGCCGCGGTCCGGACGCTCGCGGACGCCTTCGGCCTCGACGTCGACCTCCTCCCGATGTCCGACGACCCGGTCGCGACGCTGGTCCACACCGAGGCCGGCGAGACGCTCCACTTCCAGGAGTACTGGGTCGCGGGGCGCGGCGAGCCCGCGGTCGCCGACGTGGAGTTCCGGGGCGCGGACGACGCCGAGCCGACCGACGCCGTGCTGGCGGCGCTCGACGACCCGGTCGTGATCGGTCCCTCGAACCCCGTGACGAGCATCGGGCCGATGCTGGCGCTCCCCGGGTTCGAGCGGGCGCTCCGGGAGACGCCTGTCGTCGCCGTCTCGCCGTTCGTCGGCGACGAGGTGTTCTCCGGGCCAGCGGCGGACCTGATGGCGGGCGTCGGTCGCGAGCCCTCGACCGCGGGCGTGGCGGCGGCGTACCCGTTCGCGGACGCGTTCGTCCTCGACGACGCGGACCCGACCGAACTCGACCGACACGTCGAGCGCACCGACACCGAAATCGACGACGCGGACGACGCCGAGCGCATCGCTCGCGCCTGCGAGCGCGCGCTGGCGGCGGTCGACGACGACGCGGCGGACGCGCCGCCGCCGCGGGAGGGCGCGGAGTGA
- a CDS encoding APC family permease: protein MSAGERAPAAELGLLDATMIGMGAMIGAGIFVLTGLAAEIAGPAAILVFVFNGIVTAFTGLSYAELAASIPKSGGGYAFVRETFDDLPSFLMGWMLWFAYMIAGGLYALGFAPNFLELLHVYGVTAAPGQVGAIAVPLLPVSVPAAVGLALVAVALLVTVNALSTAASGSAETLFTAVKVAILVVFVAFGFLSAGGGGETSFTFQQFDPLFPAGNSAFSILPAMGLTFIAFEGYDLITTVTEEVENPRENIPRAIFYSLGATVVVYALVVVVAIGTLGAQGLADAGEAGIAQAATSFMPTGLPIIRNGGALIVFGAVFSTLTALNAVVIASSRVAFSMGREGQLLPRIGRIHHRYGTPFFAILLSAVVMLGSVVLPTESAGNVSSLFFLLSFIVVNAAVIKLRRDRPNMRRPYEMPYYPIPAVLGIALNLLLTGVLVVYLVRTDPLALALSVGWILAGVAAYYALRGRGEGAAPGSTDSSNAEAGDG from the coding sequence ATGAGTGCCGGTGAGCGCGCGCCAGCCGCCGAACTCGGGCTGCTGGACGCGACGATGATCGGGATGGGGGCGATGATCGGCGCCGGGATATTCGTCTTGACCGGGCTCGCGGCGGAGATCGCCGGGCCCGCCGCGATCCTCGTCTTCGTGTTCAACGGGATCGTCACGGCGTTCACGGGGCTCTCGTACGCCGAGCTCGCCGCCTCGATCCCGAAGTCCGGCGGCGGGTACGCCTTCGTCCGCGAGACGTTCGACGACCTCCCCTCGTTCCTGATGGGGTGGATGCTCTGGTTCGCGTACATGATCGCGGGCGGGCTCTACGCGCTCGGGTTCGCGCCGAACTTCCTGGAGCTGCTCCACGTCTACGGGGTCACGGCCGCCCCGGGACAGGTCGGCGCGATCGCGGTGCCGCTCCTCCCGGTGTCGGTCCCGGCGGCGGTCGGGCTCGCGCTCGTCGCGGTCGCGCTCCTCGTGACGGTCAACGCCCTCTCGACGGCCGCGAGCGGCAGCGCGGAGACGCTGTTCACGGCCGTCAAGGTCGCCATCCTCGTCGTCTTCGTCGCCTTCGGGTTCCTCTCGGCCGGGGGCGGCGGGGAGACGAGCTTCACCTTCCAGCAGTTCGACCCGCTGTTCCCCGCCGGGAACTCCGCGTTCTCGATCCTCCCGGCGATGGGCCTGACGTTCATCGCCTTCGAGGGGTACGACCTCATCACGACCGTCACCGAGGAGGTCGAGAACCCGCGCGAGAACATCCCGCGAGCGATCTTCTACAGCCTCGGGGCGACCGTGGTCGTCTACGCGCTGGTGGTCGTCGTCGCCATCGGCACCCTCGGCGCACAGGGGCTCGCCGACGCCGGCGAGGCGGGGATCGCGCAGGCCGCCACCTCGTTCATGCCGACGGGGCTCCCGATCATCCGGAACGGCGGCGCGCTCATCGTCTTCGGCGCGGTCTTCTCGACGCTGACGGCGCTGAACGCGGTCGTCATCGCCTCCTCGCGGGTCGCCTTCTCGATGGGGCGGGAGGGGCAGCTGCTCCCGCGGATCGGTCGCATCCACCACCGGTACGGAACCCCGTTCTTCGCGATCCTCCTCAGCGCGGTCGTGATGCTCGGGTCCGTCGTCCTGCCGACCGAGAGCGCCGGCAACGTCTCCAGCCTCTTCTTCCTGCTCTCGTTCATCGTCGTCAACGCGGCCGTGATCAAGCTCCGCCGCGACCGCCCGAACATGCGCCGCCCGTACGAGATGCCGTACTACCCCATCCCGGCGGTGCTCGGGATCGCGTTGAACCTCCTGCTCACCGGCGTCCTCGTGGTGTACCTCGTCCGGACCGACCCCCTCGCGCTGGCGCTGAGCGTCGGCTGGATCCTCGCGGGCGTCGCCGCGTACTACGCCCTGCGCGGCCGCGGCGAGGGCGCGGCGCCGGGGAGCACGGACAGTTCTAATGCGGAGGCCGGCGACGGCTGA
- a CDS encoding potassium channel family protein yields the protein MDGNFRIVIAGGGRVGNRVAHILDDRGHDVTVVERDPERAEALSDDYVATVIEGDATRPGVLEQAGLERADVVAALTSQTGTNLAVCLLTRELAPDTQTVVRTESEPGAEFDRFVDEVIFPERAGARAAVNAIEPDVSALEDVTGTLDILEVHVADGAPVAGRSLDEVALPRGSLIVSDAAGDTLAGAETVLHAGESYLVAVEPSVVDEVLNLFGG from the coding sequence ATGGACGGGAACTTCCGGATCGTGATCGCCGGCGGCGGCCGCGTCGGGAACCGGGTCGCCCACATCCTCGACGACAGGGGACACGACGTGACCGTCGTCGAGCGGGATCCAGAGCGGGCGGAGGCGCTCTCGGACGACTACGTCGCCACGGTGATCGAGGGCGACGCCACGCGCCCGGGCGTCCTCGAACAGGCTGGGTTAGAGCGCGCCGACGTGGTCGCCGCGCTGACGAGTCAGACCGGGACGAACCTGGCGGTCTGCCTGTTGACCCGCGAGCTCGCCCCGGACACGCAGACGGTCGTCCGGACCGAGAGCGAGCCGGGCGCGGAGTTCGACCGCTTCGTCGACGAGGTGATCTTCCCGGAGCGCGCCGGCGCGCGCGCGGCGGTGAACGCGATCGAACCCGACGTGAGCGCGCTCGAAGACGTCACCGGGACGCTCGACATCCTGGAGGTCCACGTCGCCGACGGCGCGCCCGTCGCCGGGCGCTCGCTCGACGAGGTGGCGCTGCCCCGCGGGAGCCTGATCGTCTCCGACGCCGCGGGCGACACCCTCGCGGGCGCGGAGACGGTGCTTCACGCGGGCGAGTCGTACCTCGTCGCCGTCGAGCCCTCCGTCGTCGACGAGGTGCTGAACCTCTTCGGCGGGTAG
- a CDS encoding isoaspartyl peptidase/L-asparaginase, with protein MRVIVHGGAGGAPDDPEPRQAVLDEAAARGAAGATPLDAVESAVGVLESDPRFNAGVGGAVQSDGVVRTDAGVMTADREVGAACSMPGVEHAASVARVVHSETPHGFVSGEHAVDLAADFGIETDADLLTDETRERYEAEEPPRGSPRDHLDWLASRFGSGDDQAGGAGDGEGDGWEAAERDGEEAGAAESGRAPDHDTVGAVATDGERVAAVTSTGGRSFALAGRVGDVPQVGSGFFCTEAGGASATGAGEDIARVTLSRRAVDFLDEGLGAQAAADRAIEEFEAVTGSGAGVIVLDPTATGAEAAGSAFNTEGMQTSVALGE; from the coding sequence CCGCGCGCGGCGCCGCGGGCGCGACGCCGCTCGACGCGGTCGAGTCGGCGGTCGGCGTCCTCGAATCGGACCCGCGGTTCAACGCGGGCGTCGGCGGCGCGGTCCAGTCGGACGGCGTCGTCCGCACCGACGCCGGCGTGATGACCGCGGACCGCGAGGTCGGCGCGGCCTGCTCGATGCCGGGCGTCGAGCACGCCGCGAGCGTCGCCCGCGTCGTCCACTCCGAGACGCCGCACGGCTTCGTCTCGGGCGAGCACGCGGTCGACCTCGCGGCCGATTTCGGGATCGAGACCGATGCCGACCTGCTCACCGACGAGACGCGCGAGCGGTACGAGGCCGAGGAGCCGCCGCGGGGGTCGCCGCGCGACCACCTCGACTGGCTCGCCTCGCGGTTCGGGTCGGGCGACGACCAGGCGGGCGGGGCGGGAGACGGCGAGGGCGACGGCTGGGAGGCGGCGGAGAGAGACGGCGAGGAAGCGGGAGCGGCCGAGTCGGGCCGCGCACCCGATCACGACACGGTCGGCGCCGTCGCGACCGACGGCGAGCGCGTCGCCGCGGTCACCTCCACCGGCGGGCGGTCGTTCGCGCTCGCGGGGCGCGTCGGCGACGTGCCGCAGGTCGGCTCGGGCTTCTTCTGCACCGAGGCGGGCGGCGCGAGCGCGACCGGCGCGGGCGAGGACATCGCGCGCGTCACGCTCTCGCGGCGCGCGGTCGACTTCCTCGACGAGGGGCTCGGCGCGCAGGCCGCGGCCGACCGCGCGATCGAGGAGTTCGAGGCGGTCACCGGCTCGGGCGCGGGCGTCATCGTCCTCGACCCGACGGCGACCGGCGCGGAGGCCGCCGGGAGCGCGTTCAACACCGAGGGGATGCAGACGAGCGTCGCGCTCGGCGAGTGA